The following are encoded together in the Streptomyces flavofungini genome:
- a CDS encoding DUF3151 domain-containing protein, which translates to MAIHENLLGGPPPTHLPDDPEPRELLAGGTPATEVAAKYPTSSLAWARLADEAYEAGRVVESYAYARTGYHRGLDSLRRSGWKGHGPVPWEHEPNRGFLRALHALARAAGAIGEQEEYERCSTFLRDSSATAADTLG; encoded by the coding sequence ATGGCCATTCACGAGAACCTGCTCGGGGGACCGCCCCCGACCCACCTGCCCGACGACCCGGAGCCCCGCGAACTGCTCGCGGGCGGCACCCCGGCCACGGAGGTGGCGGCGAAGTACCCGACGTCGTCCCTCGCCTGGGCCCGCCTCGCCGACGAGGCGTACGAGGCGGGACGAGTCGTCGAGTCGTACGCGTACGCCCGTACGGGATACCACCGCGGCCTCGACTCCCTGCGCCGCAGCGGCTGGAAGGGCCACGGCCCGGTGCCCTGGGAGCACGAGCCGAACCGCGGCTTCCTGCGCGCCCTGCACGCCCTGGCCCGCGCCGCGGGCGCGATCGGCGAGCAGGAGGAGTACGAGCGCTGCTCGACGTTCCTGCGCGACTCCTCCGCGACGGCGGCGGACACGCTTGGCTAG
- a CDS encoding MalY/PatB family protein, translated as MTTAPYDFDTPVDRLGTWCVQWDGVPDLLPFTISDMDFACAPPVIDALQRRVAHGVFGYTDWRNDDFRGAVRDWFEQRHDTDVDPGSLVYAPSVLNQISQLLRMWTEPGDGVVVHTPTYDGFRKAVGGLGRELRTVPVDDPGLALLEAELARPGARVLLLCSPHNPTGRVWSDAELAGMAALCERYGVAVISDEIHADLAHAGSTHLPWTRYARGRWALVTSGTKAFNFPSLSGSYGFVGDPDDHAAFVRRMDTGEGLASPAVLSLVAHIAAYREGAEWLDAVRAYTYANLRFVGERLNEAFPELGWVPPQAGYLAWIDLRGVLGDAGDEVLQRELAERQGVAVRAGGTYGAPGHVRLNVGCPRGKVEVGVEALVRGVRAVRG; from the coding sequence GTGACCACAGCGCCCTACGACTTCGACACCCCCGTCGACCGGCTCGGCACCTGGTGCGTCCAGTGGGACGGCGTGCCCGACCTGCTCCCCTTCACGATCTCCGACATGGACTTCGCCTGCGCGCCGCCCGTCATCGACGCCCTCCAGCGGCGGGTCGCGCACGGCGTCTTCGGCTACACGGACTGGCGCAACGACGACTTCCGGGGCGCCGTCCGCGACTGGTTCGAACAGCGCCACGACACCGACGTCGACCCCGGCTCGCTCGTCTACGCCCCGTCCGTGCTCAACCAGATATCCCAGCTCCTGCGGATGTGGACGGAGCCCGGCGACGGCGTGGTGGTGCACACGCCCACCTACGACGGGTTCCGGAAGGCGGTCGGCGGGCTCGGCCGCGAGCTGCGCACCGTGCCCGTCGACGATCCCGGACTCGCCCTCCTCGAAGCCGAGTTGGCCCGTCCCGGCGCGCGCGTGCTGCTGCTCTGCTCGCCGCACAATCCCACCGGGCGGGTGTGGAGCGACGCCGAGCTGGCCGGGATGGCCGCGCTGTGCGAGCGGTACGGGGTCGCCGTCATCAGCGACGAGATCCACGCCGACCTCGCGCACGCCGGGTCCACGCATCTGCCGTGGACCCGGTACGCGCGCGGGCGGTGGGCTCTCGTCACCTCCGGCACCAAGGCCTTCAACTTCCCTTCTCTCAGCGGGAGTTACGGCTTCGTCGGGGATCCGGACGACCATGCCGCGTTCGTGCGGCGGATGGACACGGGCGAAGGGCTCGCCTCGCCCGCCGTGCTCTCCCTCGTGGCGCACATCGCCGCCTACCGGGAGGGGGCGGAGTGGCTGGACGCCGTGCGCGCCTACACGTACGCGAATCTGCGGTTCGTCGGGGAGCGGTTGAACGAGGCCTTCCCCGAGCTGGGGTGGGTGCCCCCGCAGGCGGGTTATCTCGCCTGGATCGATCTGCGGGGGGTGCTCGGGGACGCGGGGGACGAGGTGCTTCAGCGGGAGCTGGCGGAGCGGCAGGGGGTGGCCGTCAGGGCCGGGGGGACATATGGGGCGCCCGGGCACGTGCGGCTGAATGTGGGGTGCCCTCGGGGGAAGGTCGAGGTGGGGGTGGAGGCGTTGGTGCGGGGGGTGCGGGCGGTCAGGGGCTGA
- the fbaA gene encoding class II fructose-bisphosphate aldolase: MPIATPDVYNEMLDRAKAGKFAYPAINVTSSQTLHAALRGFAEAESDGIIQISTGGAEFLGGQYNKDMVTGAVALAEFAHIVAAKYDITVALHTDHCPKDKLDGYVRPLLAVSAERVKAGQNPLFQSHMWDGSAETLADNLAIGQELLAQAAAAKIILEVEITPTGGEEDGVTHEINDELYTTVDDAIRTAEALGLGEKGRYLLAASFGNVHGVYKPGNVVLRPELLKDLQEGVGAKYGKQSPFDFVFHGGSGSTEQEIATALENGVVKMNLDTDTQYAFTRPVADHMFKNYDGVLKVDGEVGSKKTYDPRTWGKSAEAGMAKRVTEACANLRSTGTKLK; this comes from the coding sequence ATGCCCATCGCAACCCCCGACGTCTACAACGAGATGCTGGACCGGGCGAAGGCAGGCAAGTTCGCCTACCCGGCCATCAACGTGACGTCCTCGCAGACCCTGCACGCTGCCCTGCGCGGCTTCGCGGAGGCGGAGAGCGACGGCATCATCCAGATCTCCACGGGTGGTGCTGAGTTCCTGGGCGGCCAGTACAACAAGGACATGGTGACGGGCGCGGTGGCCCTCGCCGAGTTCGCGCACATCGTCGCGGCGAAGTACGACATCACGGTCGCGCTGCACACCGACCACTGCCCGAAGGACAAGCTCGACGGCTACGTCCGCCCGCTGCTCGCGGTCTCCGCCGAGCGCGTCAAGGCCGGTCAGAACCCCCTCTTCCAGTCCCACATGTGGGACGGCTCCGCCGAGACCCTCGCCGACAACCTGGCCATCGGCCAGGAGCTGCTGGCCCAGGCCGCCGCCGCGAAGATCATCCTCGAGGTCGAGATCACCCCGACCGGCGGCGAGGAGGACGGCGTCACCCACGAGATCAACGACGAGCTGTACACCACGGTCGACGACGCGATCCGCACCGCCGAGGCCCTGGGCCTGGGCGAGAAGGGCCGCTACCTGCTCGCCGCCTCCTTCGGCAACGTCCACGGCGTCTACAAGCCGGGCAACGTCGTGCTCCGCCCCGAGCTCCTGAAGGACCTCCAGGAGGGCGTCGGCGCCAAGTACGGCAAGCAGTCCCCCTTCGACTTCGTGTTCCACGGCGGCTCCGGTTCCACCGAGCAGGAGATCGCCACGGCGCTGGAGAACGGCGTCGTGAAGATGAACCTCGACACGGACACGCAGTACGCCTTCACGCGTCCCGTCGCCGACCACATGTTCAAGAACTACGACGGCGTCCTGAAGGTCGACGGCGAGGTCGGCTCCAAGAAGACCTACGACCCGCGCACCTGGGGCAAGTCCGCCGAGGCGGGCATGGCCAAGCGCGTCACCGAGGCCTGCGCGAACCTGCGCTCCACCGGCACGAAGCTCAAGTAA
- the pyrE gene encoding orotate phosphoribosyltransferase, translating into MTNDVRGDLLQQIKDKAVVHGKVTLSSGIEADYYVDLRRVTLDGEAAPLVGQVLLDLTADLEFDAVGGLTMGADPVAAAMLHAAAGRGRRLDAFVVRKAAKAHGLQRRVEGPDIKGRRVLVVEDTSTTGGSPLTAVEAVREAGAEVVAVATIVDRATGADVKITEGAGVPYLFAFSKDELGLD; encoded by the coding sequence ATGACGAACGACGTACGCGGCGACCTGCTGCAGCAGATCAAGGACAAGGCCGTCGTGCACGGCAAGGTGACGCTCTCCTCGGGCATCGAGGCCGACTACTACGTCGACCTGCGCCGCGTCACCCTCGACGGCGAGGCCGCCCCGCTGGTCGGCCAGGTCCTGCTGGACCTCACCGCCGACCTGGAGTTCGACGCGGTGGGCGGCCTGACGATGGGCGCCGACCCGGTGGCCGCCGCGATGCTGCACGCCGCCGCGGGCCGCGGCCGGCGCCTGGACGCCTTCGTGGTGCGCAAGGCGGCGAAGGCGCACGGGCTCCAGCGCCGGGTCGAGGGGCCGGACATCAAGGGCCGCCGGGTCCTGGTCGTCGAGGACACCTCCACCACCGGCGGCTCCCCGCTGACCGCCGTGGAGGCGGTCCGCGAGGCCGGCGCCGAGGTCGTGGCCGTGGCGACGATCGTGGACCGCGCCACCGGCGCCGACGTGAAGATCACCGAGGGCGCGGGGGTCCCGTACCTCTTCGCGTTCTCCAAGGACGAGCTCGGCCTCGACTGA
- a CDS encoding aldose 1-epimerase: protein MSSDEIRLGAGGADVTVRPGDGCRVGSLRVDGVELLRQGERYGSFPMVPWCGRTREGRFKNGDVLHQLPVNSPPHAIHGTARDAAWKTARVGDREAVFTYDLTAPWPYPGRVTQIVELTEDALTLRMAIETYGDSFPAQAGWHPWFNRHLADDPTDTEGVRLRFDAAWQELRGDDHLPTGTRIDPTPGPWDDCFGMPDGVDVTLTWPGRLELKVASREQWVVVYDEPAEAVCVEPQTGPPNGLNTLPRLVTPLEPLETSTTWTWRRL, encoded by the coding sequence GTGAGTAGCGATGAGATCAGGTTGGGCGCGGGTGGCGCGGATGTGACGGTGCGGCCGGGGGACGGCTGCCGGGTCGGGAGTCTGCGGGTCGACGGGGTCGAGCTGCTGCGGCAGGGGGAGCGGTACGGCAGCTTCCCGATGGTGCCGTGGTGCGGGCGGACGAGGGAGGGAAGGTTCAAAAACGGCGACGTCCTGCACCAGCTCCCGGTGAACTCCCCGCCGCACGCCATCCACGGCACCGCCCGCGACGCCGCGTGGAAGACGGCCCGGGTCGGCGACCGCGAGGCGGTGTTCACGTACGACCTGACGGCTCCCTGGCCGTACCCGGGCAGGGTCACGCAGATCGTGGAGCTGACCGAGGACGCCCTGACGCTGAGGATGGCGATCGAGACGTACGGGGACTCCTTCCCGGCGCAGGCCGGCTGGCACCCCTGGTTCAACCGCCACCTGGCGGACGACCCCACGGACACCGAGGGCGTCCGGCTGCGCTTCGACGCCGCCTGGCAGGAGCTGCGCGGCGACGACCACCTGCCGACCGGCACCCGGATCGACCCGACCCCCGGCCCCTGGGACGACTGCTTCGGCATGCCCGACGGTGTGGACGTGACCCTGACCTGGCCGGGCCGCCTCGAACTGAAGGTGGCGAGCCGCGAACAGTGGGTCGTGGTGTACGACGAGCCCGCGGAAGCGGTGTGCGTGGAGCCGCAGACGGGCCCGCCGAACGGCCTGAACACCCTGCCGCGCCTGGTCACCCCGCTGGAGCCGCTGGAGACGTCGACCACCTGGACCTGGCGGCGCCTTTAA
- a CDS encoding SRPBCC domain-containing protein has product MEHEVFVPVPEEPLREALADPERVAGAVPGWQRAADADSPPLSGRLRARVGGHTITYRGALRLAPRAGGDYSLDGEGVEVRGGGSVKFSLILRLAPAAEGGTSLTFTGTGSGDGRVAEIAESSPQAVEAAVRRLLARFGEGLGAGASPAPGDAADSADATDAADPVDAAEGSGGEPRAESSGGASDDASGDVPDDVSAAAPDSPDGPGDSVPGLGGIYEAEVPPPSLDPLADDFDRASDLGGGAAAEAAHARRTMIGRSAEEVDHAPPRGRYAPVPAPEAMSGGVATLRWAAPAAAVVVASAILVGRVLRRRR; this is encoded by the coding sequence ATGGAGCATGAGGTGTTCGTACCGGTCCCGGAAGAGCCGCTCCGCGAGGCGCTGGCCGACCCCGAGCGGGTCGCGGGCGCCGTGCCGGGGTGGCAGCGTGCCGCCGACGCGGATTCGCCGCCGCTGTCCGGGCGGCTGCGCGCGCGGGTGGGTGGCCACACGATCACCTATCGCGGTGCCCTGCGTCTGGCCCCCCGCGCCGGAGGTGACTACTCCCTCGACGGCGAGGGCGTCGAGGTGCGCGGCGGCGGCTCCGTGAAGTTCTCCCTCATCCTGCGCCTCGCCCCCGCCGCCGAAGGCGGCACCAGCCTCACCTTCACCGGTACGGGCTCCGGCGACGGGCGCGTCGCCGAGATCGCGGAAAGTTCTCCACAGGCTGTGGAGGCGGCCGTGCGGAGGTTGCTCGCGCGGTTCGGGGAGGGGTTGGGGGCGGGGGCGTCCCCGGCTCCTGGTGATGCCGCTGATTCTGCTGATGCCACTGATGCCGCTGATCCCGTTGATGCCGCTGAGGGCTCCGGTGGGGAGCCGCGTGCGGAGTCCTCGGGCGGTGCCTCCGACGATGCCTCGGGCGACGTCCCGGACGACGTCTCCGCCGCCGCCCCGGACAGCCCTGACGGACCCGGTGATTCCGTGCCGGGGCTCGGGGGGATCTACGAGGCCGAGGTGCCGCCGCCCTCGTTGGATCCGCTCGCCGATGACTTCGACCGGGCTTCGGACCTCGGGGGCGGGGCCGCCGCGGAGGCCGCGCATGCCCGGCGGACGATGATCGGGCGCAGCGCGGAGGAGGTCGACCACGCGCCGCCGCGGGGGCGGTACGCGCCGGTGCCCGCGCCCGAGGCGATGTCCGGCGGGGTCGCCACGCTGCGGTGGGCTGCGCCCGCTGCGGCGGTCGTGGTGGCTTCGGCGATTCTCGTGGGGCGGGTGCTGCGGCGTCGGCGCTGA